The following DNA comes from Acidobacteriota bacterium.
GACACCGCGTTCCCCTGATACGAACGCACCGAGAAGGGTCCGTGTGATGAAAACGCTGCGCGTCGCGATCTTCGGCGCCGGGCCGGCCGGGTTCTATCTGGCCGATCATCTCCTGCGCGCGACTTCGCCGGAGGTGTCGGTCGATCTGTTCGAGCGCCTTCCAGCGCCGTTCGGCCTGGTGCGCTACGGCGTCGCGCCCGACCATCAGAAGATCAAGAACGTCACCAAGGTGTTCGAGCGGATCGCCGAACACCCGCGATGCCGCTTTTTCGGAAACGTCGAGTACGGCCGGGATCTCGACCTCGACTTCCTGTTCCGCCATTACCACCAGGTGGCCTTCGCCACGGGGGCCCAGACCGACCGGGCCATGGGAATTCCCGGGGAGGATCTCGAGCGGAGCCACGCGGCGACGGAGTTCGTGGCCTGGTACAACGGCCATCCCGATTATCGCGACCGCCGGTTCGATCTCTCGGTGGAGAAGGTCGCTGTCGTCGGCGTCGGGAACGTGGCGGTGGATGTGGCGAGGATCCTCTGCCGTTCGGCGGAAGAGCTGGCCAGGACCGACATCGCGGACCACGCCCTCGAGGCGCTGCGCTCCAGCAGGGTCCGGGAGATCTACGTCCTGGGTCGCCGCGGGCCGGCGCAGGGGGCGTTCTCCGTGCCGGAACTGCGGGAGCTGGCGGAACTCGCCACCGCGGACGTTCTCGTACCCCCGGAGGAAGCCGAGCTCGATCCCGTGAGCCGCGATGCCCTCCGGCAGGCGCCGGACCGCGACGCGGCGGCGAAGGTGGAGCTGGTGCAGCAGCTCGCCCGGCGGACTCCGAGCGGGCGGCCGAAGAGGCTGACGTTGCGCTTCTGCGTGTCGCCCGTGGCCCTGGAGGACGACGGCGGCGGCCGGGTCGGTGGGATGCGGATCGTGCGGAACGAGCTCTACCGGGACGAGCAGGGGCGGATCCGCCCCCGTCCCACGGACCGCACGGAGCGCCTCGACGTGCAGCTCGTGTTCCGGTCGGTCGGATACCGGGTGGTCCCGCTTCCGGGGCTTCCGTTCGACGAGTCGCGGGGTGTGGTGCCGAGCGAGTGCGGCCGCGTGACCGACGGCAGCGGCGCGCCTCTCCCCGGCCTTTATGTCGCCGGATGGCTCAAGCGGGGCCCCACGGGCGTGATCGGAACGAACAAACCGGATGCCGCGGAGACGGCCCAGGCGATGCTGGAGGATGCCCGCGAGGGGCGCGCGAGAAATCCGGAGTCGCCCGATCCCGCCGAGGCGGAACGTGCCGTCCGGCGCCGGCAGCCGCGGGTCGTCGATTTCGACGGGTGGCGGCGCATCGACCGGCGCGAGCGTGAGCTGGGCGCGGCGGTGGGACGGCCACGGGTCAAGCTGACGACTCTGGAGGAGATGCTCGCCGCCGCCGAAGGGGCGGAGGCGGCGCGGTAGCGGCGATCACCGCCCGGGGGCGCCGTCGCGCGGCCGGCTCCGCCGGAACGCCGCGACGCCGCGCGGCGCCGGGTGCGGGGACCCGGCTCACCGCGCTCGAATCTCGTCCAGGACCCGCTCGAGGACCGCCGGTTCGACGTCGCTGTTGGCGCGCAGCGACGGTTCGAGATTCTCCGCCTCGACCGCGCACTCCGGATGCTGCAGCTCCTCGGCGACGCAACCCGGGTGCACCTTGACCGGGGCCGTGCGCACCTGGCTTCCGAACCGCACCTCGCGTCCCAGGACGACGCGGGGCGCCCCCTGCTCGATCGGTCCGCCGCACTGCTTGCAACGGGACCGTCCGGACGGCGCGAGCTCCACGTAGGGAACAGAGCGACGCCGGGCCCGGCGCTCGACCGCCCGCTCCGACTCGCGCCGAAGCGTCTCGAGCGACGGTAGCTTCGCCGGTTTTTCCTTGCCATGGCGCCACGCCTCGTCGGCGTAGGCCTCGGCCACCCGGTCGAACATCTTCCGCGCGGCGCAGGTGAGGTGGTGCCAGAGATACCCGGTCCCGAACGGCCCTTCGATCAGGAATCCGATTCGGGGCGCTCCCTTCGCGATCGTTCGCCGGCACGCCTTGCAGCGAGAGCGTCCCGAGCGGGCCGCCTCGATGACGTGGGGCGGCAACTCGGCGCCGGGAGTGCCCGCGGTGGGGTGGTCCATGCGGTCGTCCTCCTCCCCCCCGGTGCGGAGCCGCGGGGCCGGTCCAGGCTAGGGCGGGGCTCCGCCCGGTTCAACGTGGCCCGACGTGCGGCCGGTCCGATGCGACCGGGCGGGGCACGCCCCGGGTGAAGCTCGGATTCGTACCGGCCGCGCCGATGTCCGCCCGCGAAAGAGAGCCCTCTCCGCTCCGGATCCTCGTTCGGGCAAGGGCCGGCTTCGCCGCCGGAACGATGGGGCAGGCGCGCCGAAGCGTTTTGGTTTCAAGGCCTTGGCTGCGGAGGCGCACCGCGGCGCGCAACCCCCCGCAGGCCCCCTTTTCTTGGATCCCGGCGGGGCTTCTCCTCGGCGGTGCCGGGGTGCGGTATCGTGGGGCCCGGGGGGTCGAACGGGAGGCCGCCGATGTCACGACCGGTGGCGGCTGCGGTCGAAGTGCCGAACGCCGGGGAGAGTCCGCTCCTCCGGGAGTGGCGCCGGCTGGTCCGCTGGCCCGCGGGCCGCTGGCTCTTCTCGCGCCTCGTGGGCCGGCGGGCCCGCTACAGCGGGACGGTGCGGCCATTCGTCCGGGCCCTCGCGCCGGGACGAGCCACCGTCGAGTTCCGCGACCGGCCGGCGGTGCGGAACCACCTCCGGTCGATCCACGCCTGCGCGTTGGCCACGGCCGGGGAGCTGGCCAGCGGCCTGGCGCTCTTGGCCGCCGTGCCGGCCGAGGGGCGCGCGATCCTCGTGGGCGTCGAGATCGACTACCTGAAGAAGGCGCGCGGGCCGATCACCGCCGAGGGACACGCTCCCGAGCGGATAGCGGCGACCCAAGGGGAGGTCACCGCCCATGCGGTGCTCCGCGACGCGGAGGGCAGCGACGTCGCCCGGTTGAGGGCGCGCTGGCTGGTCGGTCCGCGCCCCCGGTGAGGCGCGCCCGGAAGGGCGGCTGCCCCCGCGCGGCTCGTCCTCCGGGAGGGGAGCCGTCAGTTCCCGGGCGGGAAGCCGCGTCCGCCCGGGCGCGGCCGGTGGCGCGCCCGGGAATCCCGTCCGCCGGTCCGGGCGCCGCGGCGGGGGCCGGCGCGTCGTGCCCTCCGACGCGCCCGAGGCGCACCCCGACGGAGGTGCTTCCTCGATGGTGCGAAACGCCGGGCAACTCGATGGACGACGGACACTTTGGCCCGATCCCCGGTCATCGATCCGTGGGCGACCGCAACCTCCCTTCATCCTGCGAGTTCGGCGGCCCGACGCACCATTGCGGATGCACCTCGCACCCCGAGGGTGCGGTCTCCGCTCGAAGCCTTCTCGGTCGACAAAAAGTCGCCTTCCGAGATTCGGGACCGCGCCCCGATCGGGCCGCACGCCGGTTCTCGCCGGTGGGAGGCGAACGGCGGCGTCAGAACTC
Coding sequences within:
- a CDS encoding NADP oxidoreductase; this translates as MKTLRVAIFGAGPAGFYLADHLLRATSPEVSVDLFERLPAPFGLVRYGVAPDHQKIKNVTKVFERIAEHPRCRFFGNVEYGRDLDLDFLFRHYHQVAFATGAQTDRAMGIPGEDLERSHAATEFVAWYNGHPDYRDRRFDLSVEKVAVVGVGNVAVDVARILCRSAEELARTDIADHALEALRSSRVREIYVLGRRGPAQGAFSVPELRELAELATADVLVPPEEAELDPVSRDALRQAPDRDAAAKVELVQQLARRTPSGRPKRLTLRFCVSPVALEDDGGGRVGGMRIVRNELYRDEQGRIRPRPTDRTERLDVQLVFRSVGYRVVPLPGLPFDESRGVVPSECGRVTDGSGAPLPGLYVAGWLKRGPTGVIGTNKPDAAETAQAMLEDAREGRARNPESPDPAEAERAVRRRQPRVVDFDGWRRIDRRERELGAAVGRPRVKLTTLEEMLAAAEGAEAAR
- a CDS encoding DUF4442 domain-containing protein — its product is MSRPVAAAVEVPNAGESPLLREWRRLVRWPAGRWLFSRLVGRRARYSGTVRPFVRALAPGRATVEFRDRPAVRNHLRSIHACALATAGELASGLALLAAVPAEGRAILVGVEIDYLKKARGPITAEGHAPERIAATQGEVTAHAVLRDAEGSDVARLRARWLVGPRPR